CATGAGGTGCACTTCTCCAACGTTCGTGGCAGCAGTGTTCAACACTGTTTCATCTTTGACTTTTCTAATTGCCATCTTGTTCAGGTTTGAGACTAGGAATCCATAAGTATTCTTAAAAGTTTATAACAGTTGAAAAAAAGGAGATTTCATGGAACAATATTCTTCATAATCTTGATGCAGGATGGAGGTGGTTGATGTAAGGAGTCATCGTGGGATGGCCAAAATCCTTGGAACCTTCATATCATTGGTAGGGGTCACCATCATCACTTTATACAAAGGACCTGCACTGCAGAACTTGTGGGGTACTCCGATTCACATGAAAAGACTTTCTATTCATGAGAATTGGGTTAAAGGGTCAATCCTTACTATTGCTAGCTGCATAACATTGTCTGCATGGTACATTATGCAGGTAACGGGTTATATATTCTCTAAAAACTAAAAGGTGATTGTAATAGTTATCTCTTAACTTTtatcttaaaaaaaattatatttattcctTGTAGACATTTACTATGAGGAAATATCCAGCACAAATGTCACTCACAGCATGGATTAGCTTCATCGGGGGAGCACAATCAGCTGTTTTTGCATTTTTAGTACAACATGAACCGGGTGTTTGGTCTGTCAAAATGTTCGGAATTGATTTTTGGGCCATTACATATTGTGTAAGTAACTTCATAGCCATTACCACAATTTttgtacatacatacatatatatatattccaaaTTCAAGTCTAAGGCCTGCTAGGATAAAAATGAATATGGCAGGGAATTATTGGCTCGGGGCTTGTCATCTTCATTCAACTATGGTGCATGAAGGAGAAAGGGCCAGTCTTTGTCTCAATGTTTAATCCTCTTCAAACACTTATAGTGGCGGTTCTAGCATACTTTGTTTTCGGTGAAAAACTGTATACAGGCAGGTAAGAAGTGAATAAAAAATAGAAATGGCAATTCAACAAGTTAAAGGTTGTAAAAGCAAAGCACTATGGATCATATGCTCATTAATTCTCTTTGACTTCATTGCTCAGCATACTAGGTGGAGTCACTGTTATCATAGGCTTATACTTGCTATTGTGGGGCAAAGAAAAAGATGAATCTTACATCAAGGGCCAAGAGCTAGAGGAGATAAAGGTAGCCGACAAGGAGGAGGTAGCTTCGGCAGTAAAAGAGGAACCATGAAGGACATCAGAGAAT
This is a stretch of genomic DNA from Gossypium arboreum isolate Shixiya-1 chromosome 11, ASM2569848v2, whole genome shotgun sequence. It encodes these proteins:
- the LOC108460058 gene encoding WAT1-related protein At1g43650-like, encoding MDIVTQPKNMAGTFMTNFASYKHHLGMVLVQILSAIVYFITEAAFNQGLNTYVYVSYRFILAGLLMFPLAYFLERKSRPKLTVAMFLEIFLVSLMGICLTFIMFFISMRCTSPTFVAAVFNTVSSLTFLIAILFRMEVVDVRSHRGMAKILGTFISLVGVTIITLYKGPALQNLWGTPIHMKRLSIHENWVKGSILTIASCITLSAWYIMQTFTMRKYPAQMSLTAWISFIGGAQSAVFAFLVQHEPGVWSVKMFGIDFWAITYCGIIGSGLVIFIQLWCMKEKGPVFVSMFNPLQTLIVAVLAYFVFGEKLYTGSILGGVTVIIGLYLLLWGKEKDESYIKGQELEEIKVADKEEVASAVKEEP